The Hordeum vulgare subsp. vulgare chromosome 4H, MorexV3_pseudomolecules_assembly, whole genome shotgun sequence genomic interval GTTGCGCACACTGGTGAGTGAGCTAGCTATTATACATTGGAAACGTAGTCCTTTTGCATTTTGTTATTTTCCAGGGTAAAATCATACTCCCTTTGttgttaaatataagtcttttaacagATTTCACTagcggtctacatacggagcaaaatgaataaatctatactctaaaatatactATGTACATACGTATATAGTCCACTAGTAGAacctttagaaagacttatatttagaaacggagggagtggaTGGAATCCACGGTAGGGTTAAGAACACCAGTGACACCAATCCACGGTAGGAGTACGTACAACTAGCTAAGCTAAGCTAGCTATGGCTGGAAATGTGGAGAGTGCTAGATAGTGGAGGTGGTACGCATGCGATTCCTGCTTTTTTAACCTGTTGATTATAGTAGATGAGTAGCACAGTGTCCCCTATGCAAGCTAAACTAGAAGCTAGCTAGAGCCTCCCTTGCTGCTTTTTTAATGGGCAAGCTTGCTGATTCCTGCTTGATTGACATCAATTTTGTATATatcaacaaccggtcctaaactACCATTTTCATCTACCAGTGGGGTGATTCCCGCTCAACATCCTCATGTACGCACACCCTTCTTCTAATCCCATGGCTCCACTGTCGCTGTTCGTCAGGTTCAGGTTCAGTTAGGAAAGGGGTTATCAAGATGGCAGGTAACTCCTTTTCATCAATGAGAGACGAGAGAAGCAAGGCCAAGGGAAGGCAAGCTTAATACAGTTTTGGGTTCAGTTTGTCGCTCTGAATCTTCAATACAGAACCAGAGAACCTGACTCTTCCCCTTGACTGTCGTACGTGTCGTTCTTTCGGGTACCCATTACCCAACCCACCATCTAGTCTAGCTAATGCAGTAACTCTCTAAGCTGAACCTCCCCGCAAGATTAGATTACCATCCGGTGCCATGTCATTTCCTGTAATCTCAACTGAAGAACAATGCATCACTCGGCCTTATTTTATACTTCTACTAGTGATTGTTCCATGGAATAAAAGCTTAAGCAATACACCTGCAGGTTTTCTTAGGGTGAGTTCAATCAGGTTCCCATCTGACTCTGAGTAGTGGGTACTCACAGTGCTGCCTGTGTTGCTAAGCAGGTTCGCCTCCCTCGCTGGTTATACTAGTGCTTAAGTCGTCATCCTTTATGGATCAATCATAGGGAGCTCTGTGTCTTGTTAGTATGTTGTCTTTGTTCTTTGTTCATACTAACAGTGGGAtgcaatcttcttgtcactgttTGAACATCGCATATGCATATTTTTTACCAGAGCCTATGCCTTGCAGGTGTTTTCACCGAGTTGATTCAGGACATGCAAGTAAAAGGTGTACAGGTTAGCTTCCAGGGGTAATTTAGCTATAAAACCTGTTATCAGTTAGTTTTGATATTTAGTCATGCAATGGTGTAAAATACTTGGTTGGAATTGCTTGTTGAACTCTGCAGTTTAAGAATAGACATTTGTCTCCATTTTTTTCCTTCACGTGTTAGCTTTGTCATAAGTCAAACTTCCTGAAGTTTAACCTAGTTTAtaaaaaaacatgagcatttacaATACCAAATCAATACATCTGGTCCCATGGCGTAAAATATGTTCATATTGTAATTATTTGATGTAATTTGTTTATCTCCTACGTAATTTGTTTGCCCTCCTCACGAGCGCTCCTCccaattttgtttcttttttcttctgcttcttcttggtcttcttttgcttttcttttctAAGCTCCCCCGCCCTCACGTAATATTTTGGGAAAAGGAAAAGGGATTAAATTTAATGTGTGGGGAGGATTAAAAACGGGCAGGTAAATGAGGCGCCAGGGCCGCATTGGTAAGGGTCTGCATTATTTGACCCGAGAGCTGGGCACTTATTCTATTTACTTTTTGACCTCCTCCGCTTTTGGCTTTATCCATCCTCTGTGTgtgtattttttcttctcttttgctGTTGTCTGTTTTTTCACTGTGCACATGGACCTAACGCAAAGCCGTTCCCCTCCCTACCACCACATGCCAACTGGCTCGCAAAGCAGAAATAAATTAGCTATGGCATCCATTGCTTTGACCACAGCAGACCAAGTTCATATGTTAGCAACACATCAATACGTTTTTAAAAGATTTCAACTAATTTAATATTTTTAATGAGATTTGACCAGAAGCAATTGTCTTAAAAACATATCCAAACATAATTGGATTTTCTTCGACACGTTTTGACAAGATTAACatatttcaaaggaattataCTGTTTCCAATGGATCTTTTCCCCACTAAATTATATTAGAAAATGGGCTGGACCCTAAAAAATCACAGAGCTAGTAGATTCCACATTGTTTTCTTGATATAAACCTGCAATTTTTCAGTTGAAAAAGACGACCTGCCAAACATTTCCACAATATTGATCGTCCAATATCCACAAACAACACCAAAGGTTACTTCTTATAGTAGTACCAATCAGATACAAAATTAAGAAAATAATGTACTGGTAGAAAGAAATTAAAATGTTGTTTAGTTATATCCCACACATCATCCATTGTAAACAAGACAACTCATGCTGCTCTATGTTTCCATGCATGCATACCATCTACTAGTGGTTGTATATTGTGTAGACTAAAGGACTTGTAGTTGCTCTATATTTCCCTGCATGCATACCATGTATTAGTATATTGTGTAGACTAAAGGACTTGTAGTCGAAATAAAATCAATCAAGCTTTTACAAGAATGACAAGGCTAATGGAATGTAACAGCTAGAATGAATTCAGATTTTCTCTCAGGTGCAAATGGAGATTTAACTTAAATACATAAAGGGACTCGGCCAATGATTATACACAGAAGATATTTTAAAAATACAGAAGCCACTAAAAATGCTAGTACATAAAATATGTCCATTCAATTACTTACCCATTGTCTTGAACCTCATCAGATTCCTTGGTGGGGCTAACGTTCTCCTTGGAAGCATTCTCAGGTGCATCCACAGGACCTGGTAATGGTGGCCCTGTCCCCTGTTCTTCTGTAGTCCCATGTTCACCATTCTCCTGTAGTTTgcactatttttcatgcatttatataTGGTTTCATCATATCTAACGCACGAAACAAAGACATTACTCTGGCAACACAGAACTGAGACCTTACAGTCATAGTACATTTAGAATTTGGATAACTGGACTTATTTACTATGTCCTCAATTGATGCCTCCTTTTGCTTAAATAAATAGGTTGTTACTCCATTGTTCAGTGGTGTAGCCTTTTACAGAATTTAAATGGTTTGTCCCCTGTATTATCAGATCTTTCCAGACTGTTAAACATATGCATGCTGATAAAACAACATTTAACCCGAGTTATCTTTGGCAATATTTGCAGAATTTAAATAAATATATCTCTGTATAGATGTGGAAATTGGTATACCTCAGTGGTTGAACTTGCATAATGTGATACTAATACTAATGTCTTCTCCTACTTGGAAGAAATGGATTATtaattatcatgcttatctttatgTAGCAAGAAATGTTTGCCAAGTTGAATTTGAATAATCAAATTTTACCTTCTTGGTTGAATTGTTTCCTCCACATTGTTGATCATGCTGAAGGCCATTGCTATGGATCTGTTTTCAGGAGAAGTATGCTGGCGCGACACGGGTGAATGGCTAGCTGGAGGAAATGTATTTGCTATATTCTGTCCGTTTTTGCTATATTtccgtgtaaggaaatgtatccatgagatgagttattgtgttatgtaaacctgggagatgtattatgtgatgttatatgatggatgattttaattcaacttggagttttcttgatttgaatatgaaatagtgctgcatttaatattggacaaataattggttgaaaaggcccaataaatagaaatgaaactaagttttggaaaaaaatgctgaattcaaaaatgaaaaaaggccaaaactgaaactggatcaaatgtatttgggcatgaaaaggccaggcccaaattagaatgataaaaaaaattcgaTTTTTTtactaaagtggctgtaaataggccaatgcccaaaaagaagcccaataagaaaagcccaaaaaaataaaacgagcccatgtgatcaattgaaatgggttgggctgatttcaaccatgacgttttgatttcgtcgtaatattgccacgtaggactgccatgtAGGACTGGCTTGGATTGCCAACGAcggtttaggatcgtcgtaaatgtTACAACGAtctaggaatcgtcgtaaaggttacgacgattttgatcaaaacgtcgctgctgttcatttgtgacgctccattttcgacgtttggtttttcgtcgtgagatcatcgtaaactaaaaaccgtgacgatgtagcgatgaaaatatagcgtcgtgtactagcatattccttgtagtgacccCAATCCGACGAGCCGCTCGTCATCTTCATGGATCTCAGTTTGCCGTTGCATCTTCCCTGAgtgggaggaggcagtggctgCTCCGCCCGCGCAAGAGCCCGTAGCacctccataggtgctatgcgagcgcgggtggaaggagcggaagccccgagCTCCGCATCGCCCACccaacacacctccttggaatgtcgcgctgctgtcgagggcgtgacagggggcttcggccatgcctccgacgcttactccgaccgACGCATATCTCCGGAGTGTCgcatggtcgtcgaggacgcgTTCGAGGCCCCGAACCGCCCCTTTACGCGTCCTCGGgtcgcatttctccttggagcgctGTGACACCTGAAAGATGCGCTCAGGGGCTCCACCAGCAAaactcttgcaaaagagatgagaaagtgtTACGCCCCAGCGTGCCTCTTTCCTTCAGAGTGGCCAAAGGCCATCGGTGAAAACCACGTCGGCAAGGAGGCCGCTTGAGGCAACATCAGCTTGCCAGGGGTACGGATGTTCCTCGCCGGCAGCACCTTCAGACGCTACGGCTAGGAATGTCGCGACAGGCAAGATAAGTACAAAGGCAGACTTCttgccagactcttggtagattGGTTGTACCCTTTTGAagcatcgacttttgtatgagaaCCCCACGCGgagatggaccttgctaggatcagtgcactccgactcCGTTTCGAGCCTATTCAACGATTTGAGCGGCCATAGAGGGCCCTTATCTCGTTTCGAAATCGCTCAATGTTTCGGACGGCTATGCagcaccttattttgcctcgagccgcgctcgacgatttacatggttgcactgagtgcggcagggGGTCTTGCCGGTGACGACCTCCTCTGTTTAGTTTTCTTAGGATCTgctcctctaagtactcgcggcaggataagtcaagccggcaagcatccgaaaagtgcaaaggaataatcatacaaaatgagagttgaataaaggatgcatctattcattcatttgtttggatacatttgataccacttacaaagcatagttgtcctaacctaaagactctatcTTTTCATGAGGGACGACCTATGTGAAGgaagtgaagttcaagaagacaaaaaaaagGATGGAGCCCGCGGCGTGGCCAGGGCTGGCTCCCCAGGACCAACACTGTGCCGACGAGAATGGGACCAGCCCCGACAAGCGccacctggccccctctggcttgATACCAGAGGGCAGGGCTCAagaaggggcgaaggatccggaGTCTGCGAGCGCGCCTCCTCCTGGAGCCGGGGGCCAGCATCCGCTCCGGTGAGGTCGCCCAAGCAAAGGGCATGGAGAAGTCAGAACTTgcggaggtgcctcctcctcgaACACGAGGCACCGACGCGAGCTCCGGCAATATACACCCGTTgggcgggggagaggcgtgagcaggCCTCGGCAGGAGGGCCGACGGTTAGTCGGAACCCAGGgaatcgtactccgacttgacccctCGGGATCCCGACCTGCCAAGAGCCCCACTGCCTCCGCTGTccccctcgtcgctatcgctcgaggagggacacttggcgccgctcgagctctctttgcaGCAGCCAAGACGCACACCTATGCGCCCGTAAAACCTTACGGATAGCATATTTTCCTCCGCTAGCttaaagcggaggatatgcccatcctcgaggctgtgggcgcgggcgaaggctttgCAGCCTCGCCCAAGCAAAATGGAGTGGCGCTTCGGGTAATCCATGCGTGCCTGCATAGCATCGTGGGAGCAGCCGAGcacccgcaaccacaagacagggggcctgGCAGCCTCCATTGCCCTAGCGAAAGGGCGGGGGAGATGCAAATGGCCCTGCGGAACgccgtgcagctccacgacgaactccagcgccgtcccgtccgagtgcccgccaagCCCAGGAGAAGGCAGAGACGTTGGACTAGCACTCGGCCTCCCTCGGCCATGTCCTCGACGTCCTCGccccctcgagcctctcccgccacggtcgacggggctgccgctggctgcggcccctgaagttgtggcatgatccaagcgGGATCCCCTTGCCACCCTTGCGGCTGATGGAGGCCAAAcccatcccctaaccatggttaggggcgggtTCCACCGGCAAAGCAGAAAGGAACAAGAGAAGGCAAGGTGACACGCACtgaaggcttcgagagtgagatggatgggcaaaacctacgcgcaaacaccctaatttatagggcaaagctcggaggccaccctcctcgctccagaagccaccgcccctctcgcccaatcgccctcaagtcacgagcggaacatggaaccgccctgatgcaCCAATGCATGGAGGGGCTGGCTCATCCACGCCCGTGActtttgaggccacgatcgccacttgcccgacCGTCGTTGCGCATGTCCTACATGTGGCAGAGGCATTTCCAAGGAATAAAGGGCCATCACGCGCACACCgcgcaccctcccacttcgcgcggtcaatgcacgacgtggggaaagaaagcctgtaaCGGCTCGATTTCGATAAGCCCGGCGCCCGCGAGTCcgcgcaccactttgggcctggcccaataacGCCTCCCATGCATGTGTGGCCCACGCCCGGGGGGTCCTGTCGGTGTACTAAAGACCGGGGTCTCTAGTTCCCCGGACTAGTGCACGGACACCGGCATCCCATCCGCAGCGGCAATGCACGTCGCTGGAGCTTAGGGaggaagcaagactcagaagccagCAAGTGATGATTGCAAGCCCcagcaagcactcgcttgctgggaaggaagaagagaccccagCAGGAGCTCCTTGTCGGGgtgatagacaatgccacggcgagaccctccaGCCGAGggagaaggactgagccccggcaagccacccttgctgggaaggctgacaaggcctcgacatgccatcgcctccctgccgagaggaacaagaagagcccggcaaggtaaccctccaCCGACAAGCACGCCACCGCCAATGCATGAGCCAAACGTCCGCCCGCACGCCATCGCAACACCCCGGAGTTGCCacatgtgggtacgtgtccaacccctcctgaccaggtcagggaagtctgttgaagcatttaatgcacctgtgacaatgcagtaacactgtaactgtcagTCGGCGCTGTTTCACTTGTGAACACACTGTTCACCCACTGGGCCActttggtgaccccttcgcctaaaaATGGAgacccgaggctcagtagtagggacTTTTTGGTTTTTGGACCAATCGAAAGGTTGTAAAGAGAGACAGATCTACaataacccaaaacgaataactaaatgcatgcaggagtagggttttacgcaccacgcggcctgaacctgggtaaaaagatcttgtcgggccctgactattggttctgctcttgccgcgactactctccctgccaaaccagcaaaagggggaccgttgaggctccccataggtgtcgatccttcaccgacataTTCACTCTatcaagatccacatacacaaatttggtgtcacgaacatttccatatcgtacccaccgagtttgacctcagacaaaaCCCTAGGCATTCCCACGAAATCGGTGCAAGTGAAACCAAGttcgtgctaccgagtttagtgtgaccaacattctgttgccaagatacacaaaatcagaattttcgtGGTTGAGTATCGGCACCACCGAGTTTGGACATCTGACCGTTAGTTACCTTTTCCGTGCCATCGAGTTTCGTATATCAGTCTCACCAATATTCAGAAGTTCACATTTTtattgctaatcggtaccaccgagttttcaacttcggtgtcatcgagtttgtcCTTTTGTTtgcaatggttggattttggctgctgcctatatatagcctttcacccacctctcattcatgggagaagcactcagaacacacacttcattgccaaatccattttctaagagagaaccacctactcatgtgttgagaccaagatattccattcctatcATTTgacacttgatctctagcctccccaaactgctttccaccaaatcaacctctcctactcaTGCATATTCTATGGGAGAGTGATTTgcattgaggagactatctttagaagcacaagagcaaggagttcattgatctaccacatctattaccttttggagggtggtgcctcctagatttcttaggtgtcgcttgggagcctcctacttcgtgtcgtggagttgaaccaagatgtttgtaagggcaaggagatcgcctacttcgtgaagatctaccatgagtaaggctagccctccgtggatggaagccatggtggaatagacaaggccgcttctttgtggaccctccatgggtggagcccttagtggactctcacagctgttagccttcgtgggttgaagtctccactaacatggacgtacgatagcgccacctatcgaaaccatgccaaaaatcaccgtgtcaacctcatgcgtttgatctccctaactTACTCTTGTAGTTTAcatttgcatgttttacttttcgctgctatactattagaattgcttgtgtagggtgtacttgacttgttataactgtcctagctgcctctcaagtaaaattgggagaaggcaaaaaaattatcttgtcaagtagtctaatcacccccctctagacatacttttgatcctacacaaTGCCTTTCCACTGCTACCGTCGCCGCCCACGGGGAATGATAACAATAACCGTGACGAGGAGGCTAGGGGCTATCAGGAGCCCCATGTGGTAGCTTCCATCCTTGGTAGAGCCCATGCCCCCACGTCGAATCGCGTGCTCAAGAAATTCTCTCGTGAGGAATGCTGTCCTCCCAAGATTGGAGGCCGCTCGTCCACTCAAGTGATCACAatactatggggaccccgactcatacgtCGTGGTCGCCAAATGCATGTGTACAATGATCCTAGAGACCAATTCCCATTGAACGCACAAaatctgaataacaagagtcttacatccatacataccgtgtgatacaaataaagaccattatggtcaagtcttacataggtaGATCCTCGTGGGACAACACACAAAACATAGCTAGCAACAAAAATCTtgaacgaaagcgtgaacccatgccatctgccttaaccctatacgcattctgactaggaagcgtcctagtttgcatgtTCATCACCAACAAACTCTTCTCCATATTTATGCTCCGCCATGCCTTACCAATTAAATAACGAGTGGCAAGACAATGATTACTTTGaaagtactcgcaagcaacccatgtttggaacaaggcaataataatgcatgatataacactaagtaggtaagttgcggAAAGCTAATTTTTAGTGCAATGACCTATTCAAATCAACTTGcaaagcatgcatcaacaggtagcagatatccatatgaagaAGTTACACATATCGTCATAAGAAGggtttgaacatctcatgttcattcatcaCGTCAAGTCATCTGACTAAGATCAAGTATCATctatctctctcacacacacacctagTTTGCGAAAACATCTGGATGTAGTTAaacaacaccacccaactgtccttgatcatggacaaggctattcaaatagttttacactctgcagaagttgcgcgctgtacccacaagacttggggaactgccgtgtcatccacgaatcacggtatattacatacccgaggtaagcacccgaacaatgcctttctccTGGTGACACCAATCAAAGATTCCACCCATTGGCACACGTCctaatgatgtacatcatacgagactcgctcaagatcgtaccatcccGGAGGGGACACAACATTTTTCACGATGTGTGTGAAAATAGCCCATGGTCACCCTACCTAGAACGACCCCATATCGAGAGAGTGACTCGGATCTCCCGCCACCACTAATACGGTCTCTTTGCTTGcaccaaccaaagtaatcaacaaagtcccATCCCATAAAGAGGTATCATgatcacacatgtaaggttgggacggtagaCAAATTTTAAATCTAATTCATTTCCTGAGACACACACTCAACTTGCTCCGGtataccacttctttctcaagtggccaCCTAGATCAACATCATcttcctcgggcattagtggcacccaacggggttctcaaaaagtctttgaaatcatttctcttccgtcaccatgcatattcccacccCATTCGTGTAGCATCTACATAGCATCCTaattacttcccacccgcacaatccTCATagaaaggtagggtcatgcttagcACATGTATCAACGAGGAAAGTAATGGCAGTAACCCACCACGGGGTCATCGATTCATGATTCAGTGCAATGGAATGAAGTGCTACATGAcatgtgttagggcatatttctccatatgtggttttggtaattgatgagaatccctatggactaatggctgcattgagttatattcgaaggatttgtccataggcacttcttgaagtccatatgctggtttcaaggagtttatatgatgaccaaggtggtattcaaggtattatccaaagaatggtcataaagacacaaggttgatcaagactaagacaaagagtaaatcaagatgatcaacacacaaagcgtacatgaTGTACTAAGAGGGATcaggtgatcccatggtatggtaagcattgtccataacgcttttgtgtactaacccatggtcttcatgagagtcctatgtggggttacgtgtgtttccatgggtttgcgtcaagaggaatatcacattaaacccatgaaggatgacatctagtggtgatcatcatcatgattgtggtgtgcaagttcaagtggagcatcacgaagatatcatgcttgaagcttgccgttcaTTGTGGtgtcaatggacttgtgaagatgtgctgaagagtggctcacccatagtgagtatgggggagcaatcaacttgtcttcatcaagccaacgcaatcaataaaggtggtccatcttgaggaagtcaagatcgtcatattttagctcaagtggactatgttcaaggtataggtttgcccttgataggtttttctattttaggatagattgtcgtactatcaagggggactctcaagtgagtagcttgattgtatcgttcgcTGAGAGCTCAAAAAATTTGCATCATTGCATCGtcattcttggttcttgttttgtggttctctttgtgaggtttagagattatggtcatctttatgatacgttcgagttcatcaaaaacgaagtttatgtgcatcttctatgatgtttccgatgttgGAATTTTTCCCGGTTCTTTACTCATAGAGgtgtcacatctctatatcattgacatTTTCATAACTTCCTCTTCTTAAGATTTCCAAtcgctgttggatagctcttgtcgtcctgagttCAACAAGCTTCAGTTGCTCAATTAagagctcatttgcagaagttatggcagttctcgtATTTCCTGTTTTCTTCCAGCGGTTGTACTGCTGCCTATGGTGGTTGTACCGACTACACCCTGGGCGGTTGAACCGGCCCATCACTATTCCACAACCGGCCACGATTCTATTGTGCTGCGGTGGTTGGGCAGTGGTGGCCTGGTTGTAGCGTATATTAAGTATAGCCGGTACAACCGGTGTTcctggcggttgtaccgcttgggacttagctGTGTCCAACAGCTGTGGTGGGTGGAACCGCTGGCCAACCTTCTTTTGTGGTACGATTATTGGGCGAGCTCGGTGGTTGTATCGCTAAAATATGCAGCCCGGTTGTACCTCTATGGCAACCGATTGAACCGCAGCCGTGTAAAAATGAGTGTAAGAGTTAGATTTGTGGGGGCCTATTTAaggttcttcttccccaatggatcCCTATCCTTCCAGCTCGTgttttcccccattgttgaccttcttagagcttgctaactctcaatctatccaatgattcttgctagttcttgagggaaaagagagaagagatctagatccacatctccaccaatcactttctcctctgtgtgaggggaaccccttggatcttgatcttggatttctttgtgagctccttgtttttCCTCTCATAttgctccatagcttttgttgttgtggaggggttTTAATGTGAGGGACtttaccacttcgtgtgttctttccattgcattagttccatcggtttgagttctccacggtgacacgtggaagtgaagtttgagaatcttgtaacccttgggtacttggtaccctataaattgttcttcgtggatgctttggcgtcctagaagcttggtggtgccttagaactcaatcattgtggtgtaaatcttTGGGCAAGCGTCGGAGtctccaattcagttgtggagattgcctcgagcatttgaggtcaccacgaagccatatgccattgtggtgaagtttcGTGGTGTTGttcggagcctccaattaagttgtggagatttccccaaccttgtttctaTGGG includes:
- the LOC123448436 gene encoding uncharacterized protein LOC123448436 isoform X3, with the translated sequence MAGNSFSSMRDERSKAKGRCFHRVDSGHASKRCTDSLVGLTFSLEAFSGASTGPGEVCWRDTGEWLAGGNVFAIFCPFLLYFRVRKCIHEMSYCVM